A genomic region of Cannabis sativa cultivar Pink pepper isolate KNU-18-1 chromosome 1, ASM2916894v1, whole genome shotgun sequence contains the following coding sequences:
- the LOC115704860 gene encoding glyoxylate/hydroxypyruvate reductase HPR3, protein MSQPQPTDHHDLLPLLLVLGSPTVSVIFGDRFAQRFRILKHSDSSLPFDQFLASPPVRSATAILCAGGIQISADLLSQLPSVRLVVTASAGVNHIDVPECRRRGIAVTNAGDSLTEDVADMAVGLLIDVLRKMSAADRYVRGGNWVAHGNFPLAHKLGGKRVGIVGMGRIGSEVAKRLEAFGCKISYNSRTKKDSVSYRFYNNICELANDNEVLIICCSLNNQTRHMIDRTVMCALGKDGVIINVGRGEIIKEKELVECLVGGEIGGAGLDVFEDEPNVPQELIGLDNVVLSPHWGVFTLESFEALFQVTVGNLDAFFSNNPLHFQVLQN, encoded by the exons ATGTCTCAACCTCAACCCACTGACCACCACGACCTCTTACCTCTGCTCTTAGTCCTCGGATCTCCCACGGTTTCCGTTATTTTCGGAGATCGTTTCGCCCAAAGATTTCGAATCCTGAAACACTCCGATTCATCTCTCCCTTTCGACCAGTTCCTCGCCTCGCCTCCGGTGCGATCGGCGACCGCCATACTCTGCGCCGGGGGGATTCAGATCTCCGCTGATTTACTCAGCCAGCTGCCATCGGTAAGGCTCGTCGTCACGGCCAGCGCCGGAGTTAACCACATCGACGTTCCCGAGTGCCGACGCCGGGGAATTGCCGTGACCAATGCTGGTGATTCGTTGACTGAGGATGTGGCGGATATGGCGGTTGGGTTGTTGATTGATGTTCTTAGGAAGATGTCGGCTGCTGATCGGTATGTGAGGGGAGGGAATTGGGTTGCTCATGGGAATTTTCCACTGGCTCACAAG TTGGGAGGTAAGCGGGTTGGAATTGTTGGAATGGGAAGGATCGGGAGTGAAGTTGCGAAGAGACTGGAAGCCTTTGGGTGTAAGATTTCATATAACTCAAGGACCAAGAAAGACTCCGTTTCTTATCGTTTCTACAACAATATTTGTGAGCTTGCTAATGATAATGAAGTCTTAATAATATGTTGTAGTTTGAATAACCAAACACGGCACATGATCGACAGAACAGTAATGTGTGCATTGGGAAAAGATGGAGTGATAATCAACGTGGGGCGTGGGGAAATCATAAAGGAGAAGGAATTGGTTGAGTGTTTGGTGGGAGGAGAGATTGGAGGAGCTGGTTTGGATGTGTTTGAGGATGAACCAAATGTTCCTCAGGAATTGATTGGATTGGACAATGTGGTTCTCTCTCCACATTGGGGCGTTTTCACTCTCGAATCTTTTGAGGCTCTGTTTCAAGTTACTGTTGGTAATTTAGATGCCTTCTTTTCCAACAACCCTTTGCATTTTCAGGTTCTCCAAAATTAA
- the LOC115706636 gene encoding UTP:RNA uridylyltransferase 1: MNGGGNAPPSPAANGGEFLLSLLQKTPPDHLHHNQHHQPQTPQQPQQQSLPVDPAVAAVGPSLPFPPQIWQSGGQDLLHQHQWPVHSLAPPFSPNGFLGFPHNYFSPGVNQYMGNQVPANLGDDLRRLGFSSGMNSSPNSNSIHGLPQQKQQLEHKLKFGSFNSEIQGSVGLSNVDASMVTSNFNNELDRNQQLSSNGFRHGNYEALEQERRISGGSSGGSLGKQHHGVTPPPGFPSKPRGGSRDQGNRRSLNHNVDRERIGFGEHTSNRDVSGEDIRTRGNGSNGFGIGIGAQLDHHGPPSGTSLRLVSTPAVRESFISMESQAIEVGAGDGQRKGQAPAHDRSGHEMDDIGQRLVDSLLIEDESDDKNEAKQRQNAREKESRSDSRGQRLLNQRMRNYKRQMRCRSDIDRLNGHFLAIFESLIPAEEEKAKQKQLLALLEKLIIKEWPKARLYLYGSCANSFGVSKSDVDLCLAIEEPDINKAEVILKLADILQSDSLQNVQALTRARVPIVKLKDPATGISCDICINNVLAVVNTRLLGDYARIDVRLRQLAYIVKHWAKSRGVNETYHGTLSSYAYVLMCIHFLQQRRPAILPCLQGMKATYSVTVDNIECAYFDQIEKLRDFGSHNRETIGQLVWGFFNYWAYCHDYTDSVISVRSGCIISKREKDWTRRVGNDRHLICIEDPFEVSHDLGRVVDKFSIRVLREEFERAAEIMQYDPNPCVKLFEPYIPSSRLA, encoded by the exons ATGAACGGTGGGGGTAACGCGCCGCCGTCTCCCGCGGCTAATGGCGGAGAGTTTCTACTCTCTTTGCTTCAAAAGACCCCTCCTGACCATCTTCATCATAATCAGCATCACCAACCCCAAACACCTCAGCAACCGCAGCAGCAATCTCTGCCCGTTGATCCTGCCGTCGCAGCAGTCGGCCCCAGTCTTCCTTTTCCCCCACAGATTTGGCAATCCGGTGGTCAGGATCTTCTCCACCAGCATCAGTGGCCGGTCCACTCTCTCGCTCCTCCTTTTAGCCCTAATGGCTTTCTAGGGTTTCCCCATAACTATTTCTCCCCTGGAGTGAACCAATATATGGGAAATCAAGTACCTGCGAATCTCGGCGATGATTTAAGGAGGTTAGGGTTTTCGAGTGGGATGAATTCGAGCCCAAATTCGAATTCGATTCATGGTCTTCCTCAGCAAAAGCAACAGTTGGAGCACAAGCTGAAGTTTGGATCTTTCAACAGTGAAATTCAAGGGAGTGTTGGCTTATCTAACGTGGATGCTTCGATGGTTACTTCCAATTTTAACAACGAGTTGGATAGGAATCAACAATTGAGTTCGAATGGATTTCGTCATGGGAATTATGAGGCACTGGAGCAAGAACGGAGAATCAGTGGTGGCAGCAGCGGAGGAAGCTTGGGAAAGCAGCATCACGGGGTTACTCCTCCGCCTGGGTTTCCAAGCAAGCCGAGAGGAGGAAGTAGGGATCAGGGGAATAGGAGGTCCTTAAACCACAATGTTGATAGGGAAAGGATTGGTTTTGGTGAACATACGAGCAATAGGGATGTTTCAGGTGAGGATATTAGAACTCGAGGTAATGGGTCTAATGGATTTGGAATTGGGATTGGGGCGCAGCTTGATCATCATGGACCACCGTCTGGCACTAGTCTTCGTTTAGTTTCGACTCCAGCGGTTAGAGAATCCTTCATCTCTATGGAGAGTCAGGCAATTGAGGTTGGGGCTGGTGATGGACAGAGAAAGGGACAGGCTCCTGCACATGACAGAAGTGGCCATGAAATGGACGACATTGGCCAACGGCTTGTTGATTCATTATTGATTGAGGATGAATCTGATGACAAGAATGAAGCGAAACAGCGTCAAAATGCTCGCGAGAAG GAATCAAGGTCAGATAGCCGAGGGCAGCGGCTGCTTAACCAAAGAATGAGAAACTACAAGCGTCAAATGCGATGTCGTAGTGACATAGACAGGCTAAATGGCCATTTTCTTGCCATTTTTGAGTCGCTTATACCTGCTGAGGAAGAAAAGGCCAAGCAGAAGCAATTGCTTGCACTATTGGAGAAGTTGATAATAAAAGAGTGGCCCAAAGCTCGGCTTTATCTTTATGGATCATGTGCCAACTCCTTTGGAGTTTCCAAAAGTGACGTTGATCTCTGCTTAGCAATTGAGGAACCTGATATCAACAAGGCTGAAGTTATATTAAAATTGGCAGATATCTTGCAATCGGACAGTCTTCAGAATGTGCAG GCGCTGACACGTGCCAGAGTTCCTATAGTAAAACTTAAGGATCCAGCAACGGGGATTTCCTGTGACATATGCATTAACAATGTTTTGGCTGTTGTCAACACAAGGTTGCTTGGTGATTATGCACGGATAGATGTGAGGTTGCGGCAATTGGCTTATATTGTGAAACATTGGGCCAAGTCAAGAGGAGTCAACGAAACATACCACGGAACCCTGTCTAGTTATGC GTATGTTCTTATGTGCATCCACTTTTTACAACAGCGTAGACCAGCCATCCTTCCATGCTTACAG GGAATGAAGGCAACCTACTCTGTTACCGTAGACAATATTGAATGTGCTTACTTTGACCAAATCGAAAAGCTTCGAGATTTCGGGTCACATAACAGGGAAACAATTGGTCAACTTGTGTGgggctttttcaattattgggCATACTGCCACGATTATACAGATTCTGTCATATCCGTGCGTTCAGGATGCATAATCAG CAAACGTGAAAAGGACTGGACAAGGAGAGTTGGCAATGATCGTCACTTGATATGCATAGAAGATCCTTTTGAGGTTTCTCACGATCTTGGTCGAGTTGTCGACAAGTTTAGCATAAGAGTTCTGAGGGAGGAGTTTGAACGTGCAGCTGAAATTATGCAGTATGACCCAAATCCCTGCGTGAAGCTCTTTGAACCATATATTCCTAGTAGTAGATTAGCTTGA
- the LOC115706864 gene encoding probable carboxylesterase 9 yields the protein MSKFNPYSHLNITRNPDGTLTRLDSPTIESHPNPLPGQAVVSKDVTINTQTRTWVRLYRPTRLPSNDNAVARLPIVIYFHHGGWILLSAADTAAHRNCSQIASEIPAIVVSVNYRLAPESRLPEQYHDGSDAVSWVDRQASGPEGEPWLKDYGDFSRCYLYGCGCGGNIVFFVGLRVKEMELQRLKMAGIVMNQPMFGGVERTESELNFATDQLLPLPVLDLMWDLVLPKGVDRDHWYCNPMADDGQKELIKRLGRCLVIGFGGDPMVDRQNQLVTLLVTCGVQVDAHFDDVGFHNVDFVDRRRAAAVFSIVKGFIF from the coding sequence ATGTCCAAATTCAATCCGTACAGTCACCTCAACATAACTCGAAACCCAGACGGCACACTAACCCGACTCGACAGCCCCACGATCGAATCGCACCCGAATCCCTTGCCGGGTCAGGCGGTAGTATCCAAGGACGTAACCATCAacacccagacccgaacctgggTCCGCCTCTACCGCCCAACCAGGCTTCCCTCTAACGACAACGCCGTCGCAAGGCTACCCATCGTCATATACTTCCATCACGGTGGTTGGATTCTCCTAAGCGCAGCCGACACCGCCGCCCACCGAAACTGTTCCCAAATTGCCAGTGAGATCCCGGCGATCGTGGTTTCCGTCAACTACCGGTTGGCTCCGGAGAGCCGTCTCCCGGAGCAATACCACGACGGGTCCGACGCCGTCTCCTGGGTCGACCGCCAGGCGTCCGGGCCGGAAGGAGAGCCGTGGCTCAAAGATTACGGCGACTTCTCTCGGTGCTACCTTTATGGGTGTGGGTGCGGGGGTAATATCGTCTTTTTTGTGGGTTTAAGAGTGAAGGAGATGGAGTTGCAGAGGTTGAAAATGGCGGGGATTGTAATGAACCAGCCAATGTTCGGAGGTGTTGAGAGAACGGAGTCGGAATTGAATTTCGCGACGGATCAGCTATTGCCTTTGCCTGTTTTAGATCTGATGTGGGACTTGGTTTTGCCTAAAGGCGTTGACCGGGACCACTGGTATTGTAATCCAATGGCTGACGATGGTCAAAAGGAGTTGATCAAACGGCTGGGGAGGTGTCTCGTGATTGGGTTCGGTGGGGACCCCATGGTCGATCGGCAAAACCAATTGGTGACGTTGTTGGTCACGTGCGGTGTACAAGTGGACGCGCATTTTGACGATGTGGGATTCCATAACGTTGACTTTGTTGACCGCCGCCGTGCCGCGGCTGTTTTCAGCATTGTTAAAGGCTTTATATTTTAA
- the LOC115704944 gene encoding probable carboxylesterase 8 — protein MADSVDTLQFLKLVPSPDGTLTRPAIFPNVPASDEPHDTAVISKDFPLNSATGTFLRAFKPNPLPTSPNLPVILYFHGGGFIAFSATSLPYHKSCADSAVQLRALVLSLEYRLAPEHRLPAAYDDAVEALRWIAAVAGGVSAEPWLSECADFTKCFVMGSSAGGNMVYHAGLRALDLDLSPMVIRGLWFNQPFFGGVHRTESELCHLSDHILPLAATDLMWNLALPEGADRNHEYSNPTVANCGVGDERIKRLPRSLVTGYGGDPLVDRQKEFVKLLKKRGVHVETHFEDGGFHAAELFESAEAEKLNDVVSRFIRKSCLVNP, from the coding sequence ATGGCCGACTCTGTAGACACTTTGCAGTTCCTCAAACTCGTTCCCAGCCCAGACGGCACTCTTACTCGCCCCGCTATCTTCCCCAACGTCCCTGCATCAGATGAGCCACACGATACAGCCGTCATCTCCAAAGATTTCCCTCTCAATTCCGCCACCGGAACCTTCCTCCGAGCTTTCAAGCCCAACCCCCTTCCGACGAGTCCCAATCTTCCCGTCATCCTCTACTTCCACGGCGGCGGCTTCATCGCCTTCAGCGCCACATCGCTCCCATACCACAAATCATGCGCCGACTCAGCGGTCCAGCTTCGCGCGCTTGTCCTATCACTCGAGTACCGTCTCGCTCCCGAACACCGTCTCCCAGCCGCCTACGACGACGCCGTAGAAGCTCTCCGCTGGATAGCCGCCGTAGCGGGCGGCGTCTCAGCCGAGCCGTGGCTTAGCGAGTGTGCCGATTTCACCAAGTGTTTTGTGATGGGAAGTAGCGCTGGGGGGAATATGGTGTACCACGCGGGTTTACGTGCGCTCGATCTGGATCTGTCACCTATGGTGATCCGAGGGCTGTGGTTTAACCAACCTTTCTTCGGTGGGGTCCACAGGACGGAATCAGAGTTGTGTCACCTCAGCGATCATATATTGCCTTTGGCAGCCACCGACTTGATGTGGAACTTGGCTTTGCCCGAAGGCGCTGACCGTAATCATGAGTATTCTAATCCAACGGTCGCCAATTGTGGTGTTGGTGATGAGAGGATCAAACGGTTGCCGAGGAGTCTGGTAACTGGATACGGTGGGGATCCACTCGTTGATAGGCAGAAGGAGTTTGTGAAGTTACTCAAAAAGCGAGGGGTCCACGTAGAGACCCACTTCGAAGATGGTGGATTCCACGCTGCTGAGCTCTTTGAATCTGCCGAAGCTGAGAAGTTAAACGACGTCGTTAGCCGTTTCATTCGAAAGTCATGCCTCGTGAATCCATGA
- the LOC115708266 gene encoding probable carboxylesterase 8, with translation MADSIDPYEFLKLVPNPDGTLTRHSSIPKAPTSESHDSPVISKDFPLNSATGTFLRAFKPNPLPNTPNLPVILFFHGGGFILFSATSLPYHESCAGLAAQLRALVLSLEYRLAPEHRLPAAYDDAVEALRWISAVAGGVSAEPWLSECADFTKCFVMGSSAGGNMVYHAGLRALDLDLSPMVIRGLLLNQPYFGGVHRTDSELGHVSDHMLPLAANDLMWYLALPEGADRDHEYSNPTVVNGGVGDERIKRLPRSLVTGYGGDPLLDRQKEFVELLKSRGVHVEAHFCDDGFHAVELFEPAKAEALNDVVGRFIRSHDT, from the coding sequence ATGGCGGACTCCATTGACCCTTACGAGTTCCTCAAACTCGTACCCAATCCAGACGGCACTCTTACCCGCCACTCCTCCATCCCCAAGGCCCCTACATCTGAATCCCACGATTCACCCGTCATCTCCAAAGATTTCCCTCTCAATTCCGCCACCGGAACATTCCTCCGAGCTTTCAAGCCCAATCCCCTTCCCAACACTCCAAATCTTCCCGTCATCCTCTTCTTCCACGGCGGCGGCTTCATCCTCTTCAGCGCCACATCCCTCCCTTACCACGAATCATGCGCCGGCTTAGCGGCCCAGCTCCGCGCACTAGTCCTATCACTCGAGTACCGTCTCGCTCCCGAACACCGTCTCCCAGCCGCCTACGACGACGCCGTCGAAGCTCTTCGCTGGATATCCGCCGTAGCAGGCGGCGTCTCAGCCGAGCCCTGGCTCAGCGAGTGTGCCGATTTCACCAAGTGTTTTGTGATGGGGAGTAGCGCTGGGGGGAATATGGTGTACCACGCGGGTCTACGTGCACTCGATCTGGATCTCTCACCTATGGTGATCCGAGGGCTGTTGCTTAATCAACCTTACTTTGGTGGTGTCCATAGGACGGACTCAGAGTTGGGCCACGTCAGCGATCATATGCTGCCTTTGGCAGCCAACGACTTGATGTGGTACTTGGCTTTGCCCGAAGGCGCTGATCGTGATCATGAGTATTCCAATCCGACGGTTGTCAATGGTGGTGTTGGTGATGAGAGGATCAAACGGTTGCCGAGGAGTCTGGTAACTGGATACGGTGGGGACCCACTCCTTGATAGGCAGAAGGAGTTTGTGGAGTTACTCAAGAGTCGAGGGGTCCATGTGGAGGCCCACTTCTGTGACGATGGATTCCACGCCGTTGAGCTCTTTGAACCAGCCAAAGCTGAAGCCTTAAACGACGTCGTTGGCCGTTTCATCCGAAGTCATGACACGTGA